Proteins from a genomic interval of Chanodichthys erythropterus isolate Z2021 chromosome 6, ASM2448905v1, whole genome shotgun sequence:
- the LOC137020934 gene encoding uncharacterized protein, whose translation MSDQQLSYHGHEDKEEYDEECDVPHEKKQKTGRHKITWKNKKGGTKKPRVQLASVNVDVIDTLNMIDTYDRPGNAYAESNYARSGTYSAAFENEPGKRIPKIGAYAEAGVGRARAEFSVSEAEAKGPNASAGAEASVIGVAAMARAEIVSASAKAGPVGAKLGLGFDTGASAGLGGVEAKFLGTGFSIGPKTGISVLGSEVKVSCVVDYR comes from the exons ATGTCTGACCAACAATTGAGCTACCATGGACATGAAGATAAAGAAGAATatg ATGAAGAATGTGACGTACCTCATGAGAAAAAGCAAAAGACAGGAAGACACAAGATAACATGGAAAAACAAAAAGGGTGGTACAAAAAAGCCCAGGGTGCAACTTGCCTCAGTTAATGTTGATGTGATCGACACGCTTAATATGATTGACACATATGACAGACCAGGAAATGCCTATGCAGAAAGCAACTATGCTCGAAGTGGAACATATTCGGCAGCTTTTGAAAATGAACCAGGAAAGAGGATTCCCAAGATTGGAGCTTATGCAGAAGCAGGAGTTGGACGAGCTCGTGCTGAATTCAGTGTATCCGAGGCTGAAGCTAAAGGTCCCAACGCCTCAGCTGGAGCTGAAGCCAGTGTGATTGGAGTCGCAGCAATGGCTCGAGCTGAAATTGTCAGCGCATCGGCTAAAGCCGGTCCAGTTGGTGCGAAACTGGGACTTGGATTTGATACGGGTGCATCTGCTGGTCTGGGAGGGGTGGAGGCCAAATTCCTGGGAACTGGATTCTCGATTGGTCCAAAAACTGGTATATCTGTTCTGGGTTCAGAAGTAAAAGTGTCTTGTGTAGTAGACTACAGGTAG